In the Streptomyces coeruleoprunus genome, GACCGCCTCGGCCGTCACGGGCGCATCCCGTACAGCTGGCGCACCAGCGCGTCCAGCACCAGGTCCGTGCGCGGGCCGTAGTTGAGGAGCATCCCGTCCTCGACGGCGACGACCCTGCGGTCCGCGCCCGCCGGCGTCTCGGCGACGCCCGGCAGTGTGACGAGCCCGTCGATCCCGCCCACGGAATCGAGACCCTTCGTCATGACGAGGATCGCGTCCGGCGCGGCCTTGGCCAGCGCCTCGCTGGTGAGCGGCGTGAAGTCCTTGGTGAGCCCGGACTCCTTGCCGGCGTCGACCGCCCCGGCCGCCTCCAGCAGCGAGGCAGCGCCCGAGTCCCGCCCGCCGAGCAGGTGGACGGAGGCCGAGCCGCGCAGATAGAGGAACGCGACCCGGGGCCGGTCCGCCTGGGCGGGGATCCCCTTGCGGACCGCGTCGATCCGCTGCTCGGTGCGGGCCGCCAGTTGTTCGCCCGCCCCGGTCACGCCGAGCGCCGAGGCGACGGTCCCGATGCGCGTACGGACGTCGGCCAGGCGCTTCGCGGGCCTCACGACGACGACGGGGACACCCGCGTCGCGGATCTGGCCGATCGCCTCGGCGGGGCCGGTGGTGGTGTCGGCGAGGACGACGGTGGGCCGCAGCGACAGCACGCCCTCGGCCGACACGTCGTGGCCCCGCGTCACCAGCGGGAGTCTCGCGGCCTGTTCGAAGGTCGCGGTGATGTCCCGGGCGACCACCCGGTCGCCGAGCCCGAGGCTGAACACGATCTCGCTGAGCGCCCCGGTGAGCGGCACGATCCGGTCGGTGGAGGTGACGGTGACCTTGGACCCGTCCGCCGACGCGACAGTGACGGGCAGTCGGGGCGTGGGCGTGGTGGGGAGCGGCTCGATCCGCTGGGGCGCGGTGGCTTCGGTCGCCCTCGGCAGCTCGGTGACGCCCGCGCCGCAGCCGGTCGCGGCGAGGGCGAGGGTGAGCACGGCGAGGAGCGCACCGGCCAGGCGGGATCTGCGCACGGAGGCACCGTCCTGTCGTCGGGGGGTGGGCAGTTGAGGTTCCTGCGCCGGAAGGGTTCCGGCACCACTGGCGCATAGCTTAGGTTAGCCTTACCTCACTGACCAGCTCCCGGAGGGGAACCCATGCTGCCGTCGCCCCCGCGTGCGGCCCGCGCCCTCACCGTCGTCCTGTGCGCGGCGCTCCTGTGCGCGGCCCTGCCCGCCGCCCTCTTCCCGGGCGCCACGGCCGCCCACGCGGCGGACCGCACCGTACGCGGCGGCCGGCTCGACTGGGCCGTCAAGTCGTCGTTCCAGACTTACGTCACCGGGCCGGTCGCACAAGGGAGTTGGAACCTCGCCGGAGGCGCCGCCACCACAGGCGGCGGCCAGTTCAGGTTCCACTCCGCCCAGGGGACGTACGACCCGGCGACCGGCGCCTTCGACGCCGCGTTCAGCGGCGGCGTCCGCTTCCTCGGCCACCGCGAGGCCGACGGCACGCACCGGCTCGACCTGACCATCAGCCGCCCCCGCGTCCGTATCGCCGCCGGCCGCGGCACCCTCTACGCCGACATGACCTCCCGCGGCAAGGACACCGGCCGGCTCACCTCCACCGCCCAAGTGCCGCTCGCCGCCCTCGACCTCGGCGGCATCGACATGCGCGGCGGCACCACCCCCGTCGGCCTCACCACCGTCCCCGCGACCCTCACCGCCGAGGGCGCCAGGGCGTTCGCCGGCTACTACCCGGCCGGCACCGCCCTCGACCCCGTGACCCTCTCGGCCGACGTCCACGCCCCCGCCTCCGCCAAGCCCGCGCCCACGCCGCCACCGGCCACGACGTCCTCGCCGCCGCCCGCCCCCGGCACCTTCCGGGACGCGGCCGTCGACTGGGGCGTGCGCCGCACCTTCCGCGAGTACGTCACCGGGCCCGTCGCCAAGGGGAAGTGGACCCTCGCCGACGGAGCCCGGGACGGCGGCGCCCTCTTCCGCTTCCCGCGCGGCACCGGCACGTACGACCCGGCCGGGCCCGCCCTCACGGCCGCCTTCACCGGCGGCGTCCGCTTCACCGGCGACCACCTCGACCTCACCCTCGCCCGGCCCACCGTCCGCGTCCAGGGCGGCAGAGGCACCCTGAGCGCCGACGTCACCAGCGCCGGCACCACCACCAGGGCCGTCCCGCTCGTCACCTTCGACGCCCGCGGCCTCATCCCGGAGCAGGGCCTCGCCACGCTCACCGAGACACCCACGACCCTCACCGCGCGCGGCGCGCAGGCATTCGGCGGCATGTACCGGGAGGGCACCGCCATGGACCCGCTCTCGCTGGCCGTCGCCCTCGACGCCGGCGCCCGGCTCCCGGCCCTGCCCGACCTGGGCAGCGAACCGGTGACGCCCGCCACCGGGACACCGCCCGCGCCCACGCCCACGACGACCGCCGCCGCGGCCCCCGGACCGTCCACCGGGGTGTACGCCACGGCCGGCGCCGCCCTGCTCGTCGCCGCCGCGGCCGCCGCCACCTACGCCGTACGCCGCCGCACGACCGGCGCCACCGCCGACAAGGCCGCCACCGGCGACATCCACTGACCACCCGTCACACCACAGCCACCCCCCGAACCGAGGAGACCCACGACCATGCGTCGCACCGCCCTTGCCGCCGCTGTCGCCACCGCGGCGGCCGCCCTCGGCGCGTCCGCCCTCGCCCTCCCCGCGACAGCGGCCCCCACGGGCGCCGCGGCCCCGGCCGCGCCCGTCATGAACCTGAAGGACGGAGTCCTCGACTGGGGCGTCAAGGAGTCCTTCCGCACGTACCTCGCCTCGCCGTTCGCCCACGGCACCATCACCACCGCGGACGGCGCGACCCAGGCCGCCGGAAACGGCGTCTTCCGGTTCGTCGACGGCACGGGCACCTACGACACGGGCACGCACGCCACGGCCACCGCCTTCCGGGGCTCCGTCCGCTTCCAGGCCCACGGCGGCGTCCTCGACATCAAGCTGTCCGACCTGAAGCTCACCACCAAGGGCTCGGCCGACCCCTCCGGCGAGATCACCGCCGACGTCGTCACCAAGAACAAGGACGGCGCGTACGAGACCAGGGACGACGTCGCGATAGCCGCCCTCGACATGACCGGCGTCCGCCCCGGCCGGGGCCAGGACGGCGCCATGGTGTTCCGCGACATCCCCGCGAAGCTCACCAAGGGCGGGGCCGAGGCGTTCGCCGGCTACTACAAGGAGGGCGACCCGCTCGACCCGGCGACGCTGACCGTCAAGGCCGGAGCCCCGAGCGGCCCGGCCACCCCGACGACCCCCACCTCCCCGTCCGGGACGCCCACCCCCTCGGCCAGTACGTCGCCGTCCCCGTCGACGACGCCCGGCCCCACCCCGTCGCCGACCCCCTCGCCCACGCTCCCGCCGGCCGGCACGCAGGCCCCGACCGCCGTGGCCGACGCCCGCCTCACCTGGGGCGTCAAGGCCGGCTGGCGGACCTACGTCCGCGACACCTGCGGCGGCGCCATCACGCCCACCGACGGCGCCACCTCCCACGGCACCGCGTACGCCTTCCGCTTCCGCACCGCCGACGTGAACCCGCGGGCCCGCACCGCCGACGCGGACTTCACCGGCGCCGTCCGCTTCGCGTGCCCCGCGCACACCATCGACTGGACCATCGGCGACCTCAAGGTCCGGGCGAAGGGCGACCGCGGCACGCTCCTCGCGGACGTCACCGGCGCCAACGGCACGAAGGACGACGTGGAGTTCGCCGATCTCGACCTGAGGAAGGCCGACTACACCGTGACCGGCGGCCTGGTGTCCCTCAAGAACGTCCCGGCCACCCTCACCGCCGACGGCGCCGCCCAGTTCGCGGGCCCCGGCGGCGCGGTCTTCTACCGGCCCGGCACCGCCATCGACCCCGTGACGGTCGTGTTCTCGCTCGACAAGGACACCAACCTGCCGCCGAACGGCACCACTTCGGGCGGCACGACGAGCGGTACGACCGGCGGCTCCACCACCACGGGCGGCACGGTCGGCGGCTCCACGGGGACGCTCACCTCCGGCGGGACCGTCGGCGGGGCCACCGGCTCCCTTGCCACGACCGGCTCCGGCCTCCCGCTCGGCGCCGCGCTCACCGCGGCCGGCGCCACCGCCGCGGCCGGTGCGGCCGTCCTCGTCGCCGTACGCCGCAGGACCGCCTGACGCACCGGTCCCGTGTTTGAATGCCCGGGTGAACACTGCACACGACGTCCTCGCCGTCTTCTGCGGCGGCGATGGGCGGTACGGCAACCTGCTCGGTGTCGTCCGTGACGGCCGGGCCTGCCCCGACGAGGCGTCGCGGCAGGCCCTGGCCAAGCAACTCGGGTTCAGCGAGACCGTCTTCGTCGACGACCCCGAACGCGGGGTCGTCGACATCTACACGCCCGGCGTACGGCTCCCGTTCGCCGGGCACCCGCTCGTCGGGACCGCCTGGCTCCTCGACCTCGAACTGCTCGACCTGCCGGTCGGCGAGGTGTGGGCCCGCCACGACGGCGAGTTCACCTGGATCGAGGCGCGCCCCGAGTGGGCGCCGCCCAGGACCCTGCGGCAGTACGGCTCGGCCGCCGAGGTCGACGCCCTGGAGGTGCCGCCGCCGGGGGAGTGGGTGTACGCGTGGGCCTGGGACGACGAGTCCGCCGGGCGCGTACGGGCCCGGGCCTTCCCCGGGCGCGGCGACGGCATCGACGAGGACGAGGCGACCGGCGCTGCGGCGCTGCTGCTCACCGCGCGGCTGGGTCGCGCCCTGAACATCACGCAGGGCCGGGGGTCGCAGATCCTGACGGCCCCCGGCCCCGACGGTGTGATCGAACTGGGCGGCAGGGTCCGCCACGTCGAGACCGTCACGCGCTGACGGGCGTCACGCGCTGAGCGGGAACTCCTCGCCCAGCTCGCGGAACACGGCGGTGTTGAAGGCGAAGGCCCGCTTGCACTCGTCGACGATGCGCTGCTTCTCCAGGTCGTCCACGTCCACCCGGTCCAGCAGCTCCCGGTAGCCGCGCTTGAAGGCGGCCGGGTTCGCGATCCCCTCGAAGACGTAGAACCGCACGCCGTCGCCCTTGCGGGCGAAGCCCCAGGTGCGCTCCGCCTTGTCGCGGATGATCTGGCCGCCCGACAGGTCGCCCAGGTAGCGGGTGTAGTGGTGGGCCACGTACCCCGCGGGCCAGGTGCGGGCGCACTCCTCCACGCGGGCCGCGTACGCGGCGGTCGCCGGGAGGGGGGCCGTGGCGGTGCGCCAGCCGGGGCCGCGCAGATGCGCCAGGTCGCGCTCCAGCTCGGCGGTGCGGAACAGCTCCGGCTGTATGAACGGCCCGGCCACGGGGTCGCCCGCCAGCCGGTCGGCGGCGCCCTCCAGCGCCCGGTACACGAACCACAGCTGCTCGGTGTAGCGGGCGAAGGCGTCCACGCCCAGCCGGCCCCCCAGCAGATCGCTCATGAAGGTCGACGTCTCCGCCTCGGTGTGCGCCTCGTGGGACGCGGTGCGGATCAGCGTCGAGAACGGGGTGACGGTCGCGCGTGCATCCAAGGCGGGCCTCCGTGGACCGATGGGGTACGGAACGGCGGCGGCACCCGGCCCGCCCGCGCGGGCACGCCGGGGTGTCACCTCCGCCGATCTTCCTACTTAGGCTTACCTAAGTCAATCGCTTGCCGACGTCCTGTCGGAAAACCAGTACCCCGTCCCGCGTCAGGGCAACGTAAGGATGTCCGCGCCGCTCTCCGTGACCACCAGTGTGTGCTCGAACTGCGCGGTCCGCTTCCGGTCCTTCGTCACGACCGTCCA is a window encoding:
- a CDS encoding biliverdin-producing heme oxygenase, with amino-acid sequence MDARATVTPFSTLIRTASHEAHTEAETSTFMSDLLGGRLGVDAFARYTEQLWFVYRALEGAADRLAGDPVAGPFIQPELFRTAELERDLAHLRGPGWRTATAPLPATAAYAARVEECARTWPAGYVAHHYTRYLGDLSGGQIIRDKAERTWGFARKGDGVRFYVFEGIANPAAFKRGYRELLDRVDVDDLEKQRIVDECKRAFAFNTAVFRELGEEFPLSA
- a CDS encoding HtaA domain-containing protein, with protein sequence MRRTALAAAVATAAAALGASALALPATAAPTGAAAPAAPVMNLKDGVLDWGVKESFRTYLASPFAHGTITTADGATQAAGNGVFRFVDGTGTYDTGTHATATAFRGSVRFQAHGGVLDIKLSDLKLTTKGSADPSGEITADVVTKNKDGAYETRDDVAIAALDMTGVRPGRGQDGAMVFRDIPAKLTKGGAEAFAGYYKEGDPLDPATLTVKAGAPSGPATPTTPTSPSGTPTPSASTSPSPSTTPGPTPSPTPSPTLPPAGTQAPTAVADARLTWGVKAGWRTYVRDTCGGAITPTDGATSHGTAYAFRFRTADVNPRARTADADFTGAVRFACPAHTIDWTIGDLKVRAKGDRGTLLADVTGANGTKDDVEFADLDLRKADYTVTGGLVSLKNVPATLTADGAAQFAGPGGAVFYRPGTAIDPVTVVFSLDKDTNLPPNGTTSGGTTSGTTGGSTTTGGTVGGSTGTLTSGGTVGGATGSLATTGSGLPLGAALTAAGATAAAGAAVLVAVRRRTA
- a CDS encoding PhzF family phenazine biosynthesis protein, encoding MNTAHDVLAVFCGGDGRYGNLLGVVRDGRACPDEASRQALAKQLGFSETVFVDDPERGVVDIYTPGVRLPFAGHPLVGTAWLLDLELLDLPVGEVWARHDGEFTWIEARPEWAPPRTLRQYGSAAEVDALEVPPPGEWVYAWAWDDESAGRVRARAFPGRGDGIDEDEATGAAALLLTARLGRALNITQGRGSQILTAPGPDGVIELGGRVRHVETVTR
- a CDS encoding heme/hemin ABC transporter substrate-binding protein produces the protein MRRSRLAGALLAVLTLALAATGCGAGVTELPRATEATAPQRIEPLPTTPTPRLPVTVASADGSKVTVTSTDRIVPLTGALSEIVFSLGLGDRVVARDITATFEQAARLPLVTRGHDVSAEGVLSLRPTVVLADTTTGPAEAIGQIRDAGVPVVVVRPAKRLADVRTRIGTVASALGVTGAGEQLAARTEQRIDAVRKGIPAQADRPRVAFLYLRGSASVHLLGGRDSGAASLLEAAGAVDAGKESGLTKDFTPLTSEALAKAAPDAILVMTKGLDSVGGIDGLVTLPGVAETPAGADRRVVAVEDGMLLNYGPRTDLVLDALVRQLYGMRP
- a CDS encoding HtaA domain-containing protein, with amino-acid sequence MLPSPPRAARALTVVLCAALLCAALPAALFPGATAAHAADRTVRGGRLDWAVKSSFQTYVTGPVAQGSWNLAGGAATTGGGQFRFHSAQGTYDPATGAFDAAFSGGVRFLGHREADGTHRLDLTISRPRVRIAAGRGTLYADMTSRGKDTGRLTSTAQVPLAALDLGGIDMRGGTTPVGLTTVPATLTAEGARAFAGYYPAGTALDPVTLSADVHAPASAKPAPTPPPATTSSPPPAPGTFRDAAVDWGVRRTFREYVTGPVAKGKWTLADGARDGGALFRFPRGTGTYDPAGPALTAAFTGGVRFTGDHLDLTLARPTVRVQGGRGTLSADVTSAGTTTRAVPLVTFDARGLIPEQGLATLTETPTTLTARGAQAFGGMYREGTAMDPLSLAVALDAGARLPALPDLGSEPVTPATGTPPAPTPTTTAAAAPGPSTGVYATAGAALLVAAAAAATYAVRRRTTGATADKAATGDIH